A window of Patescibacteria group bacterium contains these coding sequences:
- a CDS encoding DUF87 domain-containing protein — protein sequence MQDKDLPVGKKNIENLTEDEQQEILKAEEIYRKGLVSIRDIIAPSALQVNPNFLKLGDKFVRTLFIFTYPRFVNTGWFAPVINMNIEADMAMYINPVSSEKILKTLKNKVGQIQSTMAGKQEKGEVRDPMLETALNDVEELRDRLIQGTERFFHFALYITIYENSEKKLEQTTKEIEDLLGQRLIYSKRAFFQAEQGFNTTTPLGLDELGVLNNFNTSPLSTSFPFVSSELTSDEGVLYGINRHNNSLILFDRFTLPNANSVVFATSGAGKSYAVKLEILRSLMFGTEVIVIDPENEYKYLCESVGGTFLKMSLESEYRLNPFDLPVAISGMKTKDIIRSAVINIKGLLRIMLGRLTKEEDALLDRGIIETYAKKDITAESDLSKIEVPTMKDLQEILEGMQGAEDIVPRIKKYTEGTFAGLLNQATNVRIDNPFVVFSIRDLEDELRPIAMYVILNHIWNIVRAEMRKRILVVDEAWWMMQYEESARFMYSIAKRGRKYYLGTTTISQMLMIF from the coding sequence ATGCAGGACAAAGATTTGCCAGTTGGCAAAAAAAATATCGAAAATTTGACTGAAGATGAGCAACAAGAAATCCTTAAGGCTGAAGAAATTTACAGAAAGGGTCTGGTTTCGATTCGCGATATTATTGCGCCAAGTGCATTGCAGGTTAATCCAAATTTTCTTAAATTAGGCGACAAGTTTGTCAGAACTTTGTTTATTTTTACATATCCTCGTTTTGTAAATACTGGCTGGTTTGCTCCAGTTATCAACATGAACATCGAAGCTGATATGGCGATGTATATTAATCCAGTTAGCTCCGAAAAAATCCTAAAAACTTTAAAAAATAAAGTTGGACAAATCCAATCCACAATGGCAGGCAAGCAAGAAAAAGGCGAAGTTAGAGATCCAATGCTAGAAACAGCACTCAATGATGTTGAAGAACTTCGCGATCGTTTGATACAAGGCACAGAAAGATTTTTTCATTTTGCATTATATATCACAATTTACGAGAATTCTGAAAAAAAATTAGAGCAAACAACCAAAGAAATTGAAGATTTACTTGGTCAAAGATTAATTTATTCCAAGCGAGCTTTTTTTCAAGCTGAACAAGGATTCAATACTACAACTCCGCTAGGTTTAGATGAACTAGGAGTCCTCAACAATTTTAATACATCTCCATTATCAACTAGTTTTCCATTTGTTTCTTCAGAATTAACTTCCGATGAAGGTGTTCTTTATGGAATTAATCGTCATAATAATAGTCTAATTTTATTCGATCGTTTTACTTTGCCAAATGCTAATTCAGTTGTATTTGCAACTTCTGGTGCTGGAAAAAGTTATGCTGTAAAATTAGAAATTTTAAGATCTTTAATGTTTGGAACAGAAGTTATCGTCATTGATCCAGAAAATGAATATAAATATTTATGTGAATCAGTTGGAGGAACATTTTTAAAAATGTCTCTAGAATCAGAATACAGATTAAATCCATTTGATTTGCCAGTAGCAATTTCCGGCATGAAAACAAAAGACATTATTAGATCTGCAGTTATCAATATCAAAGGCTTATTAAGAATCATGTTGGGCCGTCTTACTAAAGAAGAAGATGCTTTGTTAGATAGAGGAATTATTGAGACATATGCTAAAAAAGATATTACTGCTGAATCAGATTTGTCAAAAATAGAAGTTCCGACAATGAAAGATCTGCAAGAAATTCTAGAAGGCATGCAAGGAGCAGAGGATATAGTTCCAAGAATTAAAAAATATACTGAAGGCACTTTTGCTGGATTATTAAATCAAGCCACAAATGTCAGAATTGATAATCCATTTGTCGTTTTTAGCATCAGAGATCTAGAAGATGAGTTACGTCCAATCGCAATGTATGTTATTCTTAATCATATCTGGAATATTGTTAGAGCAGAGATGAGAAAAAGAATTTTGGTAGTTGATGAAGCTTGGTGGATGATGCAATACGAAGAATCTGCCAGATTTATGTACAGTATTGCCAAAAGAGGCCGAAAATATTATCTTGGCACAACCACAATTTCTCAGATGTTAATGATTTTCTAA
- a CDS encoding GDSL-type esterase/lipase family protein, translated as MNSKIKKIIYSFIIFLNILFFASPILPTYAAGCPEGKVAVIGDSLTVGYGPRLKAKCPKVDVFAKSGAETSFIKGLLEQNVLNGGYNQVIIFAGVNDANNLKSPANIEKNLADMYKEAKDKNIAVTAITIPYWTELATDRKGQQKKQIISEVNTWIQQNAPNTITAPTWVEKLHSGTNYTNLIAKIMSASLPATQTTTTPTPTPIAPTTPTTNDVKATCKGTDSLDQSQTKDITFSTTETDQSKIATGASDQCYKECDTEGWTNCSATVNSVTAQAPTQTPIPGSDGSTPATGVDTTAQAPTFEPNPSSLVSGSTACEIWKNAFNLGISFIGVAALAGVIWGGFGYITSYGNQEKIKSAKETIWGSVGGMFIGLFAYVLFSLVNPYVLQCKIDAPFKLSISGATGQNPSGTGTQGQGQGQGGTLLSGSASDLGKCAKTYDTNNKSNRYTQIVENAARTYNVDPFFLESTLDHESSFDNGAVNKNSGTLSMGQFMPGTFDAAASEWSKSTGKSVEQSCLNEISSGPVDPNAGYCSKKRNPNCPAYISYSPRCKQWVKDHSNEMVEIVAVHLKQLLRNIPTDNYACVAAGYFSGAGGGRTWCKDPNMPGWKEEDRAEVNKYVNKAATLYNKACQRGK; from the coding sequence ATGAATTCTAAAATAAAAAAAATAATCTATTCCTTCATAATATTCCTGAATATTCTTTTTTTTGCGTCTCCAATTTTGCCAACTTATGCTGCCGGTTGTCCTGAAGGTAAAGTTGCAGTAATCGGCGATTCGTTGACAGTAGGATATGGCCCAAGGTTAAAGGCCAAATGTCCGAAAGTTGATGTTTTTGCCAAAAGTGGTGCCGAAACTTCTTTTATTAAAGGCCTTCTTGAACAAAATGTTTTAAATGGGGGATATAACCAGGTTATAATTTTCGCAGGAGTAAATGATGCAAACAATCTTAAATCTCCAGCAAATATCGAAAAAAATCTTGCTGACATGTACAAAGAAGCCAAAGATAAAAATATTGCAGTTACAGCTATTACTATTCCATATTGGACTGAGCTCGCAACAGATAGAAAAGGTCAGCAAAAAAAACAGATTATATCTGAAGTAAATACATGGATTCAACAAAATGCGCCAAATACTATAACTGCTCCAACATGGGTTGAAAAGCTGCACAGTGGAACAAATTATACCAATCTGATTGCCAAAATCATGAGTGCATCATTGCCAGCAACACAGACGACGACTACTCCAACTCCTACTCCAATAGCTCCTACGACTCCAACTACAAATGATGTCAAAGCAACTTGCAAAGGAACTGATTCGCTAGATCAAAGTCAAACAAAAGATATAACTTTTTCAACCACAGAAACCGATCAAAGTAAAATCGCCACTGGAGCTTCTGATCAATGCTATAAAGAATGTGATACTGAAGGATGGACGAATTGCTCAGCTACAGTTAATAGCGTTACTGCTCAAGCACCAACTCAAACTCCAATTCCAGGAAGTGACGGTTCAACTCCAGCTACAGGTGTTGATACTACAGCTCAAGCTCCAACATTTGAGCCTAATCCATCATCATTAGTTTCTGGCAGTACTGCCTGTGAAATTTGGAAAAATGCTTTTAATTTAGGAATTTCATTTATCGGTGTCGCTGCATTGGCTGGAGTAATCTGGGGCGGATTCGGATATATCACATCTTATGGTAATCAAGAAAAAATAAAATCTGCCAAAGAAACAATTTGGGGATCAGTTGGTGGAATGTTTATCGGTCTTTTTGCTTATGTTTTATTTTCTTTAGTAAATCCTTATGTTTTGCAATGTAAAATAGATGCGCCGTTTAAATTAAGTATTAGCGGTGCAACTGGGCAAAATCCAAGTGGGACTGGAACACAAGGACAAGGACAAGGACAAGGAGGTACTCTTCTTTCAGGCAGTGCAAGCGATTTAGGAAAATGCGCCAAGACCTACGATACAAATAATAAGAGCAATCGTTATACACAGATAGTAGAAAATGCTGCAAGGACATACAATGTTGATCCATTCTTCCTTGAATCAACACTCGATCATGAAAGTTCATTTGACAATGGTGCTGTAAACAAAAATAGCGGTACTCTTAGTATGGGGCAATTTATGCCTGGTACCTTTGATGCAGCTGCCTCAGAATGGTCAAAATCTACTGGCAAAAGCGTTGAGCAATCTTGCCTTAATGAAATTAGCTCAGGACCTGTTGACCCCAATGCAGGCTACTGTTCAAAAAAGAGAAATCCTAATTGCCCAGCATACATCAGTTATTCTCCAAGATGTAAGCAATGGGTCAAAGATCATTCGAATGAAATGGTAGAAATCGTTGCTGTTCATCTAAAACAATTATTAAGAAATATCCCAACCGACAATTATGCTTGTGTTGCTGCTGGATATTTTTCTGGAGCCGGTGGTGGAAGGACTTGGTGCAAAGATCCTAATATGCCTGGGTGGAAAGAAGAAGACAGAGCAGAAGTTAATAAATATGTGAATAAAGCAGCAACCCTATATAATAAAGCCTGCCAGAGAGGAAAATAA
- the radA gene encoding DNA repair protein RadA: MPKSTTIYSCQSCGAEFVRWAGKCEKCGEWNSLSQITKQPTISMGRSLNLAQALKPQIFSQVSAQNFKRLETKISEFDRVLGGGFVPGSVILIGGDPGIGKSTLALQICCILQSLGKKILYASGEESAQQVKMRAERLSHKSDNIQFLGTNNVDSILQTIEQIKPDLTIIDSIQTMQTENIQTVMGSVSQVKTCAIMLTEVAKRNNLPVILIGHVTKEGTVAGPKTLEHLVDTVLYLEGDRYHSLRVLRSIKNRFGSTNESGIFEMKESGLVEVKNPSGIFLEERLKGAEGTCVTATIEGSRSFLIEVQALVSKTNLAFPRRTASGFSLNRLQMLIAAISNKVGLRLDSQDVYVNIVGGIKTTEPAVDLAVCLSIVSAFQRRPIDAETIVLGEVGLTGEVRSVPQIEKRLSEAEKLGFKKIIMPRSEVKTSLQIIRVNSLRDAITKILF, from the coding sequence ATGCCCAAATCAACAACAATTTATTCCTGCCAAAGTTGCGGCGCTGAATTTGTACGCTGGGCAGGAAAATGCGAAAAATGCGGAGAATGGAATTCTTTGTCTCAAATAACAAAACAGCCAACTATCTCAATGGGTAGGTCTTTGAATTTAGCTCAAGCTCTGAAACCACAAATATTTTCTCAAGTTTCAGCTCAAAATTTTAAAAGACTAGAAACAAAAATATCTGAATTCGATCGAGTTCTTGGTGGTGGTTTTGTCCCAGGATCCGTTATTCTTATAGGTGGAGATCCAGGCATTGGCAAATCAACTCTTGCTTTACAAATTTGTTGTATTTTACAAAGCTTAGGCAAAAAAATATTATACGCATCTGGCGAGGAATCAGCACAACAAGTCAAAATGAGAGCAGAGAGACTATCTCATAAATCAGATAATATTCAATTTTTAGGCACTAATAATGTTGATAGCATTCTTCAAACAATTGAACAAATCAAACCAGATCTAACGATCATTGATTCTATCCAGACCATGCAAACCGAAAATATTCAAACTGTCATGGGAAGTGTTAGCCAAGTCAAAACTTGTGCTATTATGTTGACTGAAGTTGCCAAAAGGAATAATTTACCAGTAATACTTATTGGTCATGTTACAAAAGAGGGTACAGTTGCAGGACCAAAAACATTAGAACATTTAGTTGATACAGTATTATATTTAGAAGGCGATCGTTATCATTCTCTTCGCGTTTTGCGTTCAATAAAAAATCGTTTTGGATCAACAAATGAATCAGGAATTTTTGAAATGAAAGAATCTGGTTTAGTTGAAGTCAAAAATCCATCTGGCATATTTTTGGAAGAAAGATTAAAAGGCGCTGAAGGTACTTGTGTTACAGCAACAATTGAGGGTTCGCGTTCATTTTTGATTGAAGTGCAAGCATTAGTTTCTAAAACAAATCTCGCTTTTCCAAGACGAACAGCATCAGGATTCAGTTTGAATCGTTTGCAGATGTTGATTGCTGCAATATCTAACAAAGTAGGTTTAAGATTAGATTCTCAAGATGTTTATGTCAATATCGTTGGCGGTATCAAAACAACAGAACCAGCAGTTGATCTGGCAGTTTGTTTATCAATTGTCTCTGCCTTTCAGCGAAGACCAATTGATGCAGAAACAATTGTCTTGGGAGAAGTCGGTCTGACAGGTGAAGTCCGCTCTGTTCCGCAGATTGAAAAAAGACTTTCTGAAGCTGAAAAATTAGGTTTCAAAAAAATTATAATGCCAAGAAGTGAAGTCAAAACAAGTCTACAAATAATTCGTGTTAATAGTTTGCGTGATGCAATTACGAAAATACTATTTTAA